The following coding sequences lie in one Hydrogenophaga sp. PBL-H3 genomic window:
- a CDS encoding OmpA family protein, translating to MSSQDNEVEYRVVAVLLVAVIVLVTGFAVGLGIHKSRGGAAKAVAAAPVAAAPAVAAASSDDASVVVENGVVKFYFASGKADLAAGAMVALGDAITAAKAGKRLVLSGFHDATGDPAFNAELAKKRALAVRDALVGAGVAESSLELKKPEQTTGTGNDAEARRVEVMIAG from the coding sequence ATGTCTTCCCAAGATAACGAAGTTGAGTACCGCGTGGTCGCGGTGCTGCTGGTGGCGGTGATTGTGCTGGTGACCGGCTTTGCCGTGGGCCTGGGCATCCACAAATCCCGTGGCGGCGCTGCAAAGGCGGTGGCGGCGGCTCCCGTGGCCGCTGCACCTGCGGTGGCTGCGGCGTCGAGCGATGACGCCAGCGTGGTGGTGGAAAACGGCGTGGTGAAGTTTTACTTTGCCTCGGGCAAGGCCGATCTGGCGGCGGGTGCCATGGTGGCCCTGGGAGATGCGATCACCGCAGCCAAGGCGGGCAAGCGGTTGGTGCTTTCGGGGTTCCACGACGCCACCGGCGACCCGGCGTTCAATGCCGAGCTGGCCAAGAAACGCGCGCTGGCCGTGCGCGATGCGCTGGTGGGTGCGGGTGTGGCCGAGTCCAGCCTGGAGCTGAAGAAGCCCGAGCAGACCACCGGCACCGGCAACGACGCCGAAGCCCGCCGTGTGGAAGTGATGATCGCCGGCTGA
- a CDS encoding PaaI family thioesterase, whose product MTTEETQALWMQQYDTVVERMNAGAGVGLANPADIASLTGLQHMQAMLDGQLPYPHIAHTLDFSLVEVSEGRAVFQGQPQLKHYNPLGSVHGGWYATLLDSALGCAVHTTLPIGRAYTTAELGVNIVRAASHKSGPLRAIGTVLHAGRQLATAEARIVGADGKLYAHATTTCLVFEAPAR is encoded by the coding sequence ATGACCACCGAAGAAACCCAGGCGCTCTGGATGCAGCAGTACGACACCGTCGTCGAGCGCATGAATGCCGGTGCAGGCGTGGGTCTGGCCAACCCGGCCGACATCGCGAGCCTCACCGGCCTGCAACACATGCAGGCCATGCTCGACGGCCAGCTGCCCTACCCGCACATCGCCCACACGCTGGACTTCTCGCTGGTGGAAGTGAGCGAGGGCCGCGCGGTGTTCCAGGGCCAGCCCCAGCTCAAGCACTACAACCCGCTGGGCTCGGTGCATGGCGGCTGGTACGCCACGCTGCTGGATTCGGCGCTGGGCTGCGCGGTGCACACCACGCTGCCGATCGGCCGCGCCTACACCACGGCCGAGCTGGGGGTGAACATCGTGCGCGCCGCGTCCCACAAAAGTGGTCCGCTGCGCGCCATCGGCACGGTGCTGCACGCGGGGCGCCAGCTCGCCACCGCCGAGGCCCGCATCGTGGGCGCTGACGGCAAGCTCTACGCCCACGCCACCACCACCTGCCTGGTGTTTGAAGCGCCGGCGCGCTGA